From a single Leopardus geoffroyi isolate Oge1 chromosome E1, O.geoffroyi_Oge1_pat1.0, whole genome shotgun sequence genomic region:
- the LOC123604213 gene encoding transcription initiation factor TFIID subunit 4-like, with translation MKNVGKGLRSKARWKWLKVENLKKLQVSGEVKVKCKPKPRELTPCLALSALRLWIAARIKSSGLTALPRQPSGPAATTGAGAYEYSPQPQEIHPVQQVCPPSAPAGVAAASGFTWRRNPGGSGSTVRHRPGQKAKGGAPSARERSSPKPQPRSPGSSLSSPREIQALLPQRPSRSFPSAAPAPAPAWGELISTASPRVPGAGSSRAPPIGRGAGSALIGWRSRLRLSPAPDWAPRSSDWSVAARPPLATPGRSCHGLRQLPGDAYPGLESRLASPIQIDPVAFPGTPPIFSRILFLPPDSQIPANP, from the exons atgaaaaatgtgggtAAAGGCTTGAGGAGCAAAGCCAGATGGAAATGGCTGAAAGTAGAGAACTTGAAAAAGCTTCAAGTGTCAGGAGAAGTAAAGGTCAAG TGTAAACCTAAGCCCAGGGAACTAACCCCCTGCCTTGCCCTGTCCGCCCTTCGCCTCTGGATTGCCGCGAGGATCAAGAGCTCAGGGTTGACTGCGCTCCCACGCCAACCTTCGGGGCCCGCAGCCACCACCGGCGCTGGAGCCTACGAATACTCTCCACAGCCTCAAGAGATCCATCCGGTCCAGCAGGTGTGTCCCCCATCTGCACCAGCGGGCGTAGCCGCAGCCTCCGGGTTCACCTGGCGCCGGAACCCAGGAGGGAGCGGATCCACAGTTCGACACAGACCCGGACAGAAGGCGAAGGGAGGGGCGCCCTCGGCCCGCGAGAGGAGCAGCCCCAAACCCCAGCCCAGGAGCCCTGGGTCCAGCCTCTCCTCCCCGCGGGAGATACAAGCTCTGCTCCCCCAACGCCCCTCCCGGAGCTTCCCGTCCGCCGCGCCGGCGCCGGCGCCGGCGTGGGGAGAGTTAATTTCAACAGCCTCTCCCAGGGTTCCGGGGGCCGGGTCGTCCAGAGCACCTCCCATTGGCCGCGGAGCCGGCTCGGCGCTGATTGGCTGGCGCTCCCGGCTGCGGCTCTCCCCGGCTCCCGATTGGGCGCCGCGCTCCAGTGACTGGAGCGTGGCGGCCCGGCCTCCGCTGGCTACCCCTGGCCGGAGCTGCCACGGGCTTCGGCAGCTGCCCGGGGACGCTTATCCCGGGCTGGAGTCCCGACTTGCTTCCCCGATACAGATCGATCCCGTTGCCTTCCCCGGGACGCCACCGATCTTCTCCAGGATCCTTTTCCTCC CTCCTGACTCCCAAATTCCAGCTAACCCTTGA
- the ARHGEF15 gene encoding rho guanine nucleotide exchange factor 15: protein MSAQSLPAATPPTQKPPRIIRPRPPSRPRAAQSPGPHHNGSSPREAPLTSNDAPTPICTPIPWEPPASALKPPALLPPSASKASLDSQTSPDSPSSTPSPVSRRSVTPEPAPRSPVPPPKPSGSPHTPPLLPRAEVLAQGGSASAPGTVRRLAGRFEWGAEGKVQAGDALEPGAHGAVDVNGEREVPPGNLAGSGSQENGAPDAVLACPPCCPCVCHIGRPGLELRWVPVGGYEDGPRAFCRASPLRTSRSRPSPPSLSLPPVVLTSYRSTAERKLLPPLKAPKPAWVRPDITASGDPPQPDLHLPSEDGIPTGDNPDEARQDTPPASMEGRDKEGLELLKEQNWELPLQDEPLYQNYRAAVLSEELWGVGEDGCPSPTNPGEAPTFARPPGPRNTLWQELPAVRASGLLDTLSPQERRMQESLFEVVTSEASYLRSLRLLTDTFVLSQALRDTLTPRDHHTLFSNVQRVQGVSERFLGTLLSRVRSSPHISDLCDVVHDHAVGPFSVYVDYVRNQQYQEETYSRLMDTNVRFSAELRRLQSLPKCERLPLPSFLLLPFQRITRLRMLLQNILRQTEEGSSRQENAQKALGAVSKIIERCSAEVGRMKQTEELIRLTQRLRFHKVKALPLVSWSRRLELQGELTELGCRRGGVLFTSRPRFTPLCLLLFSDLLLITQPKSGQRLQVLDYAHRSLVQAQQVPDPSGPPTFRLSLLSNHQGRPTHRLLQASSLSDMQRWLGAFPTPGPLPCSPDTVYEDCDCSQELCPESSAPVRTEARSLESRALPRHLHKSPEGWLKGFPGAFPAQLVCEVTGEHERRKHLRQHQRLLEAVGPSSGPPSTPPP, encoded by the exons ATGTCAGCCCAGTCTCTTCCTGCAGCAACACCCCCTACCCAGAAGCCCCCTCGGATCATCCGCCCCCGTCCTCCTTCTCGCCCCAGGGCTGCCCAGTCCCCAGGGCCCCACCACAACGGCTCTTCTCCACGAGAAGCTCCCCTCACCTCCAATGATGCACCAACCCCGATATGCACCCCCATCCCCTGGGAGCCCCCAGCCTCGGCCCTCAAGCCCCCTGCCCTTCTGCCCCCCTCGGCTTCTAAAGCCAGCCTCGACTCCCAGACTTCCCCAGACTCGCCTTCCAGCACCCCCAGTCCAGTGTCCAGGCGCTCCGTCACCCCAGAGCCCGCTCCCCGGTCTCCAGTTCCCCCACCCAAGCCCTCCGGGTCACCCCACACTCCGCCCCTGCTCCCCAGGGCTGAGGTCCTGGCCCAGGGTGGCTCTGCCTCGGCCCCAGGCACTGTGCGGAGATTGGCTGGCAGGTTTGAATGGGGGGCTGAAGGCAAGGTCCAGGCTGGGGATGCCCTGGAGCCGGGTGCCCATGGGGCAGTGGATGTGAATGGCGAGAGAGAGGTTCCACCGGGCAACCTTGCTGGGAGCGGGTCACAGGAGAATGGCGCTCCGG ATGCTGTCCTGGCCTGCCCTCCCTGTTGCCCCTGTGTCTGCCACATAGGCCGGCCTGGCCTGGAGCTCCGATGGGTACCTGTGGGGGGCTATGAGGATGGCCCCAGGGCTTTCTGCCGGGCCTCCCCACTGAGGACCTCCCGCTCCCGCCCCAGCCCTccaagcctcagtctccccccAGTGGTCCTTACGTCCTACCGCTCCACTGCCGAACGCAAACTCTTGCCACCCCTGAAAGCCCCCAAACCAGCGTGGGTCAGGCCAGACATCACCGCTTCTGGGGACCCCCCGCAGCCAGATCTCCATTTGCCCTCGGAAGACGGAATCCCGACAG GGGACAATCCTGATGAAGCTCGTCAGGACACTCCTCCAGCATCTATGGAGGGCAG GGACAAGGAGGGGCTGGAATTGCTGAAGGAACAGAACTGGGAGCTGCCCCTGCAGGACG AGCCCCTGTACCAGAACTATCGAGCGGCTGTGCTGTCAGAGGAGCTCTGGGGGGTTGGCGAGGACGGGTGTCCCTCTCCAACAAACCCCGGCGAAGCTCCCACCTTCGCACGGCCCCCTGGACCTCGCAACACGCTGTGGCAGGAGCTGCCGGCTGTGCGGGCCAGCGGCCTCCTGGACACCCTCAGCCCCCAGGAGAGGCGCATGCAGGAG AGCCTGTTCGAGGTGGTGACCTCCGAGGCCTCCTACCTGCGCTCCCTGCGGCTGCTAACTGACACCTTTGTGCTGAGCCAGGCTCTCCGGGACACGCTCACCCCCCGGGACCACCACACCCTCTTCTCCAACGTGCAGCGAGTCCAGGGAGTCAGCGAGCG GTTTCTAGGGACGCTGCTGTCCCGTGTGCGCTCTTCCCCCCACATCAGCGACCTGTGTGACGTGGTGCACGACCACGCCGTGGGCCCCTTCTCGGTGTACGTGGATTACGTGCGGAACCAGCAATACCAGGAGGAGACCTACAGCCGCCTTAT GGACACGAACGTGCGCTTCTCGGCCGAGCTGCGGCGCCTGCAAAGCCTCCCCAAGTGCGAGCGGCTGCCGCTGCCGTCCTTCCTGCTGCTGCCCTTTCAGCGAATCACCAGGCTCCGCATGCTGCTGCAG AATATCCTGCGCCAGACAGAGGAGGGGTCCAGCCGCCAGGAGAATGCCCAGAAAGCCCTGGGTGCCGTCAGCAAG ATCATTGAGCGCTGCAGTGCAGAGGTGGGGCGCATGAAGCAGACAGAGGAGCTGATCCGGCTCACCCAGAGGCTACGCTTTCACAAAGTCAAG GCCCTGCCCCTGGTGTCCTGGTCCAGGCGCCTGGAGTTGCAAGGGGAGCTGACCGAGTTGGGGTGCCGGAGGGGGGGTGTGCTCTTTACCTCGCGCCCCCGCTTCACCCCCCTCTGCCTGCTACTCTTCAGCGACCTGCTGCTCATCACTCAGCCCAAGAG CGGGCAGCGGCTGCAGGTTCTGGACTATGCCCACCGCTCCCTCGTCCAGGCCCAGCAGGTTCCGGACCCATCTGGACCCCCTACGTTCCGCCTCTCCCTTCTCAGCAACCACCAGGGCCGCCCCACCCACCGGCTACTCCAAGCCTCCTCCCT ATCAGACATGCAGCGCTGGCTGGGAGCCTTTCCTACCCCcggcccccttccctgctccccggACACCGTCTATGAGGACTGTG ACTGTTCCCAGGAACTGTGTCCAGAGTCTTCTGCTCCGGTCAGGACTGAGGCACGAAGTCTGGAGTCCAGGGCTCTGCCCAGGCATCTGCACAAGAGCCCTGAAG gcTGGCTAAAGGGCTTTCCTGGGGCCTTCCCTGCCCAGCTGGTGTGTGAAGTCACAGGGGAACACGAAAGGAGGAAGCACCTTCGCCAGCACCAGAGACTCCTCGAGGCCGTTGGGCCCTCTTCAGGCCCCCCCAGCACTCCCCCACCCTAA
- the ODF4 gene encoding outer dense fiber protein 4: protein MSIQTLAREGGAGKQDGAEGSLAQEESWPADPSGDRQVPGEHPSEPRRISVLPLWWRMTHSSRWVARVLASELSLVAFVLLLAMVFSKKWLCLSGSRVYQRWPTNVSTRIYASASLMSMGLLHLCKSKSCSSSETGKASFKLWENHPVFGVARITFCLTLGLGFVLTVWLHLPYLPGLKRLPFFSWIGTILSFFEVTFIFSTLLLFPINLWVFELKRNLSVPIGWSYFIGWLVFVLYVACAALCHFNHKHFWSVIMNCPSRAASCSNGSSSVQNFPSEPGASHTSVKQEGVLDPERKKASP, encoded by the exons ATGAGCATCCAAACCCTGGCGAGGGAAGGGGGGGCTGGGAAGCAGGACGGGGCGGAGGGGAGCCTGGCCCAAGAAGAGAGCTGGCCGGCTGACCCCAGCGGTGACAGGCAGGTGCCCGGGGAGCACCCCTCAGAGCCCCGGAGAATCTCCGTGCTGCCCCTGTGGTGGAGGATGACGCACAGCTCCCGCTGGGTAGCGCGGGTGCTGGCCTCGGAGCTCAGCCTCGTCGCCTTCGTCCTGCTGCTGGCCATGGTGTTCTCCAAGAAGTGGCTGTGCCTCTCCGGGAGCCGCGTCTACCAGCGCTGGCCCACCAACGTCAGCACGAGAATCTACGCGTCGGCTAGTCTCATGTCCATGGGGCTCCTGCACCTCTGCAAATCCAAGAGCTGCTCCAGCTCCGAAACCGGGAAAG CTAGTTTTAAGCTGTGGGAAAATCACCCGGTCTTCGGGGTGGCTCGGATAACCTTCTGCCTGACCCTGGGGCTGGGCTTTGTCCTCACCGTCTGGTTGCACCTGCCGTATCTACCTGGTCTGAAGAGACTGCCCTTCTTTAGCTGGATCGGGACCATCCTGAGCTTCTTTGAAG TTACCTTTATCTTCTCCACCCTCCTGCTGTTCCCTATTAACCTCTGGGTCTTTGAGTTGAAGAGGAATTTATCTGTCCCCATCGGCTGGAGCTATTTCATAGGCTGGCTGGTGTTTGTCCTGTATGTCGCCTGCG CGGCCCTCTGCCACTTCAACCACAAACACTTCTGGAGCGTGATCATGAACTGTCCCAGCCGGGCCGCGTCCTGCAGCAATGGTTCCAGCTCAGTACAGAACTTTCCGAGTGAGCCGGGGGCCTCACACACCTCGGTCAAGCAGGAGGGAGTCCTGGATCCCGAGCGAAAGAAGGCATCTCCGTAA